A genomic stretch from Tenrec ecaudatus isolate mTenEca1 chromosome X, mTenEca1.hap1, whole genome shotgun sequence includes:
- the LOC142433249 gene encoding melanoma-associated antigen B1-like, giving the protein MLLLLLLNKYKEKEPVTKTEIMKVIGRRNKVAYRGIMNFASKMLDMVFCLNLKEMDPFTHSYILLRKLYFTEDGGILDGDGDRGFPRYGLLMALLSFIYVKGGRATEDEMWEYLHRLAVYDGEKHIIFGDPRKFITKDLVQEMYLEYVLVPYSVPPCFELLWGPRAHAVTSKLQALEFYVKLTGTNPAAFPLQYEAALREEEMRVRA; this is encoded by the coding sequence ATGCTGCTACTGCTCCTGTTAAATAAATATAAGGAGAAAGAGCCCGTTACGAAGACGGAAATAATGAAAGTTATTGGAAGAAGGAACAAGGTCGCCTACCGTGGGATCATGAATTTTGCATCGAAAATGTTGGACATGGTATTTTGTCTCAACCTGAAGGAAATGGACCCGTTCACCCATTCCTATATCCTCCTGCGCAAACTCTACTTCACTGAAGACGGAGGAATTCTGGATGGTGATGGTGACAGGGGGTTTCCCAGGTACGGTCTCCTGATGGCTCTCCTGTCCTTTATCTACGTAAAGGGCGGCCGGGCCACTGAGGACGAGATGTGGGAATACTTGCATAGGTTGGCCGTGTATGATGGGGAGAAGCACATTATCTTTGGGGACCCAAGAAAATTCATAACAAAAGATTTGGTTCAGGAAATGTACCTGGAGTACGTGCTGGTGCCCTATAGTGTTCCCCCATGCTTTGAattgctgtggggccccagggccCATGCTGTAACCAGCAAGTTGCAAGCCCTGGAGTTTTATGTCAAGCTCACTGGTACAAACCCGGCTGCCTTCCCGCTTCAGTATGAAGCAGCTTTGAGAGAGGAGGAAATGAGGGTTAGAGCCTGA